From the genome of Cryptosporangium aurantiacum, one region includes:
- a CDS encoding helix-turn-helix domain-containing protein produces the protein MPIVVRIDVELAKRKMSVGEFAERVGLTPANVAVLKNGRAKAVRFSTLEAMCRVLGCQPGDLLEWVEDGEEAL, from the coding sequence ATGCCCATCGTCGTCCGCATCGACGTCGAGTTGGCGAAACGGAAGATGAGCGTCGGGGAGTTCGCCGAACGCGTCGGCCTCACCCCCGCGAACGTGGCGGTGCTGAAGAACGGCCGCGCGAAAGCGGTGCGGTTCAGCACGTTGGAAGCGATGTGCCGGGTGCTCGGCTGTCAGCCGGGCGACCTCCTCGAGTGGGTCGAAGACGGAGAGGAAGCGTTATGA
- a CDS encoding TIGR03619 family F420-dependent LLM class oxidoreductase has translation MKWTLAAALVPAGQLLDLARAAEENGYNSLALPDSVFYPEQVSAKYPYTKDGSRFWPAETEFIDPFVAIPAMAAVTTQLEFHTNVYKLPLRDPLLTAKQVASIAVMSDNRFAFGVGLSWIPEEFRFTHTEMRTRGARTDEAIEIIKAVCAGKGPEWVEYHGRHYDFDRLMISPAPTRPVRIFVGGHSEPALARTARIGDGWISVNTSPNKIIAACERLAALRAEYGRDDEPFEIIAGPVGDVSRDDYRRLEEAGVTECQAAPWWQYGVPLDDRAGMIDAARRFADEVIATY, from the coding sequence GTGAAATGGACACTGGCAGCGGCGCTAGTTCCGGCCGGACAGCTTCTCGACCTCGCTCGCGCAGCCGAAGAAAACGGCTACAACTCGCTCGCCCTCCCCGACTCGGTGTTCTACCCGGAACAGGTGTCGGCCAAGTATCCGTACACGAAGGACGGCAGCCGGTTCTGGCCGGCGGAGACCGAGTTCATCGATCCGTTCGTGGCGATTCCTGCGATGGCGGCCGTCACCACCCAGCTCGAGTTCCACACCAACGTCTACAAACTCCCCCTGCGTGACCCGCTGCTGACGGCCAAGCAGGTGGCGTCGATCGCGGTGATGTCGGACAACCGGTTCGCGTTCGGCGTCGGGCTGTCGTGGATTCCGGAGGAGTTCCGGTTCACCCACACCGAGATGCGCACGCGCGGGGCTCGCACCGACGAGGCGATCGAGATCATCAAGGCGGTGTGCGCGGGCAAGGGACCGGAGTGGGTGGAGTACCACGGGCGCCACTATGACTTCGACCGGCTGATGATCTCCCCCGCGCCGACCCGGCCGGTGCGGATCTTCGTCGGTGGGCACAGCGAACCGGCGCTGGCCCGCACCGCTCGCATCGGCGACGGCTGGATCTCGGTGAACACCTCGCCGAACAAGATCATCGCGGCCTGCGAACGGCTCGCGGCGCTCCGCGCCGAGTACGGCCGGGACGACGAGCCGTTCGAAATCATCGCCGGGCCGGTCGGTGACGTCAGCCGGGACGACTACCGGCGTCTGGAGGAGGCCGGGGTCACCGAGTGCCAGGCCGCGCCCTGGTGGCAGTACGGCGTCCCGCTGGACGACCGGGCCGGCATGATCGACGCGGCCCGCCGCTTCGCGGACGAAGTGATCGCGACCTACTGA
- a CDS encoding oxygenase MpaB family protein, which translates to MGNLVAERFERSFDADIRSKFFRGMEFREPEGDPGWFGPDSAVWYVHSHLPTLILGLVAAAYIEGLDPSISWMGYDHSRLVERVDGVPTGNVDPEGAAVRLGHSVAFFIGTAYGTTRTAENLARTVRAMHHTVKGVRPDGLPYDADDPDWLRWNYATVVWGLATAHERYHRTPLRGDDLERYYREFVRVGEALGGTDLPATKGEVAECLESYLPRLAVTPIKAFGTGPNLRDSKVPPWQPGSAFMDWAARDMLPRWAQKLALYQPPNRVTLRARRSALWLAVNGLHRATGPLPEFRAAQARVAGGTTAPVAVTAPTGPDPALTRAEVEAATLADPAAPTAARPEGAVPTAARLEAAVPVEPAAQPERAAAQA; encoded by the coding sequence ATGGGCAACCTGGTCGCGGAGCGGTTCGAGCGCTCGTTCGACGCCGACATCCGGTCGAAGTTCTTCCGCGGGATGGAGTTCCGCGAGCCCGAAGGCGACCCGGGGTGGTTCGGCCCGGACAGCGCGGTCTGGTACGTCCACTCGCACCTGCCGACGCTGATCCTCGGCCTGGTCGCCGCCGCGTACATCGAAGGGCTCGACCCGAGCATCAGCTGGATGGGGTACGACCACTCGCGGCTGGTCGAACGGGTGGACGGGGTGCCCACCGGCAACGTCGACCCGGAGGGCGCCGCCGTCCGGCTCGGCCACTCGGTCGCGTTCTTCATCGGCACCGCCTACGGCACCACCCGCACCGCGGAGAACCTGGCCCGCACCGTGCGCGCGATGCACCACACGGTCAAGGGCGTCCGGCCGGACGGCCTGCCCTACGACGCCGACGACCCCGACTGGCTGCGGTGGAACTATGCGACCGTGGTGTGGGGCCTGGCCACCGCACACGAGCGTTACCACCGCACTCCGCTGCGCGGCGACGACCTCGAGCGCTACTACCGCGAGTTCGTCCGGGTCGGTGAGGCACTCGGCGGCACCGACCTGCCCGCCACCAAGGGCGAGGTGGCCGAGTGCCTGGAGTCCTACCTCCCGCGCCTGGCCGTGACGCCGATCAAGGCGTTCGGCACCGGCCCGAACCTCCGCGACAGCAAGGTTCCGCCGTGGCAGCCCGGCAGCGCGTTCATGGACTGGGCGGCCCGCGACATGCTCCCGCGCTGGGCGCAGAAGCTGGCGCTCTACCAGCCGCCGAACCGCGTGACGCTGCGCGCCCGCCGGTCGGCCCTGTGGCTGGCGGTCAACGGCCTGCACCGCGCGACCGGTCCGTTACCGGAGTTCCGCGCCGCGCAGGCCCGGGTGGCCGGCGGTACCACGGCCCCGGTTGCTGTCACCGCACCGACCGGCCCCGATCCGGCGCTGACCAGGGCCGAGGTTGAAGCGGCCACCCTGGCCGACCCGGCGGCCCCAACCGCTGCCCGTCCCGAGGGCGCGGTCCCGACTGCTGCCCGCCTGGAGGCGGCCGTCCCGGTCGAGCCGGCCGCCCAGCCCGAGCGGGCCGCCGCTCAGGCCTAG
- a CDS encoding TetR/AcrR family transcriptional regulator — protein MPNVPTRWAGVPAAGRKAERRAMLVQAGFRLFGEDGEGALTVRAVCRSAELHTRYFYESFADTGELLAAVYDEQAAALGDVLAGALADAGPGTEARTRAGIRSVLQFISDDPRRGRVLFAVAESLAARRRAAETSLLEGLIAMSGVHSPSLPVLVAATMFTGAMTELAQQWADGLLGTDLDAVVDSAVDLALALARRPLDV, from the coding sequence ATGCCGAACGTCCCCACCCGATGGGCCGGCGTGCCCGCGGCGGGCCGGAAGGCCGAACGCCGCGCGATGCTCGTGCAGGCGGGTTTCCGCCTGTTCGGCGAGGACGGCGAAGGCGCGCTGACGGTCCGGGCCGTGTGCCGGAGCGCGGAGCTGCATACGCGCTACTTCTACGAGAGCTTCGCCGACACCGGGGAGCTGTTGGCCGCGGTCTACGACGAGCAGGCCGCCGCGCTCGGCGACGTCCTGGCCGGCGCGCTGGCGGACGCCGGGCCGGGCACCGAGGCGCGGACGCGCGCCGGCATCCGCAGCGTCCTGCAGTTCATCAGCGACGATCCTCGCCGCGGTCGTGTGCTGTTCGCGGTGGCCGAGTCGCTGGCCGCGCGCCGCCGGGCCGCGGAGACGAGCCTGCTGGAGGGGCTGATCGCGATGAGCGGCGTCCACAGCCCGTCGCTGCCGGTGCTGGTCGCCGCGACGATGTTCACCGGCGCGATGACCGAACTGGCCCAGCAGTGGGCCGACGGACTGCTCGGCACCGACCTCGACGCGGTCGTCGACAGTGCGGTCGATCTCGCGCTGGCCCTGGCCCGCCGCCCCCTGGACGTCTAA
- a CDS encoding DUF4184 family protein: MPLTYLAHQVPVFALKLGRPRWFDGTALALGSMAPDWSYALEGSRFAVDFHGPVNVLRAVPVAVVAAIVLRRVAPTVAGYLPSLPSLPLRRLGAIGSRRPPLLMTVVSALIGALTHVFWDSFTHAGRWGARTVPWLRETHDVLGYTATGAKLAQQSSTLLGAVLGLVLLGMLLRRLPEGGEPGPAPGRFWAAVAAGTLAGAVWGYDAGTFVAGAVIRCSLGIAAGVVLGALIAQRGRVRSAVH; the protein is encoded by the coding sequence GTGCCGCTGACGTACCTGGCTCACCAGGTACCGGTCTTCGCGCTGAAGCTCGGACGCCCGCGGTGGTTCGACGGCACGGCGCTCGCGCTGGGCTCGATGGCGCCCGACTGGTCCTATGCCCTGGAGGGGTCCCGCTTCGCGGTCGATTTCCACGGGCCGGTGAACGTGCTCCGGGCCGTGCCGGTCGCGGTGGTCGCGGCCATAGTGCTGAGGCGGGTCGCGCCGACGGTCGCGGGCTACCTGCCCTCGCTGCCCAGCCTGCCGCTGCGGCGCCTCGGTGCGATCGGCTCCCGGCGTCCGCCGCTGCTGATGACCGTGGTCAGCGCGCTGATCGGGGCACTCACCCACGTATTCTGGGACTCGTTCACGCACGCTGGCCGCTGGGGCGCGCGGACCGTGCCGTGGCTCCGCGAGACGCACGACGTGCTCGGATACACCGCGACCGGCGCGAAACTCGCACAGCAGAGCAGCACCCTGCTCGGGGCCGTGCTCGGCCTCGTCCTGCTCGGGATGCTGTTGCGCCGCCTGCCGGAGGGCGGCGAGCCCGGGCCGGCGCCGGGGCGCTTCTGGGCCGCGGTCGCGGCCGGGACCCTCGCCGGCGCGGTATGGGGCTACGACGCCGGGACGTTCGTGGCCGGTGCGGTGATCCGGTGCAGCCTCGGTATCGCGGCCGGGGTGGTGTTGGGGGCGCTGATAGCGCAGCGCGGTCGGGTCCGGTCCGCGGTGCACTGA